The window TGCAAGAACAGGCAGTTGTGAGGAGTGATCACTGTCCAGCACGGTCTGATTCAGTAGGACTGGGCAgctcttattttcctttcaaacagTTACTGAGAGAGAGTTCCTTGTTTTGGAATCTAGTTTTCTTGTATGTCTCTGGAATTTTTTCAGCTCTCTGCTTTCAAGGCCATGGGCACTCAACCTGTACCTGCCTTTGGAATGGGAGGACAGCAAACCTCAAGCTTTGGGCTGTCAAGTAAGTTCCTGTTCTAAGAACCCAAACATTTAAACCTTTTCTGtagtttgctgctgctgcatctttGAAAAACAGCAGTGGTTTAGTGTCCCTGGGGTAAGCCATTCTGATATATTTGGTGAATTCTCTACTTGCAGGCtttcctgtgagcagcagcagcagcagcagtaccAGTGCCAGCAGTTTCTCCTTTAAAGCTAGTTCCAACCTCACGAATTCCACATCAtctgggagcagccctgctgctgggagctctcctgctgctgcaaatcCTCCTGCATTTGGGACAGCATCCTCTCCTAGCGCACCCCAATCCGTCGGCTTTGGCAGCCTGGCCGCTCCATCCGCAGCCTCCTTCTCCTTTAAaacagctgccacagctggtgGCTTTGGGACTTCTGGCTTTTCAGGCTTTGGCAGCGCTTCTGCTGTGAACTCTGCAAGCACCACTCCACTCCCAGCCTTTGGAGCCTTCAGTGCCACCATGGCCACTTCTGCCCCGCCTTCGAGCGGTGCTTTGTTTGGACAGAGCGCCAGTGCCTCTGGACACGCTGTCacctcagcctctgctgca of the Parus major isolate Abel unplaced genomic scaffold, Parus_major1.1 Scaffold1175, whole genome shotgun sequence genome contains:
- the LOC107199585 gene encoding nucleoporin NUP42-like, whose amino-acid sequence is MSLEFFQLSAFKAMGTQPVPAFGMGGQQTSSFGLSSFPVSSSSSSSTSASSFSFKASSNLTNSTSSGSSPAAGSSPAAANPPAFGTASSPSAPQSVGFGSLAAPSAASFSFKTAATAGGFGTSGFSGFGSASAVNSASTTPLPAFGAFSATMATSAPPSSGALFGQSASASGHAVTSASAAASSSSPASEKLFTPKSELSAEEWQQFEAKEFTIGKIPLKPPPLELLN